In the Larimichthys crocea isolate SSNF chromosome XXI, L_crocea_2.0, whole genome shotgun sequence genome, one interval contains:
- the c2cd4a gene encoding C2 calcium-dependent domain-containing protein 4A encodes MWVVEKIRVSVERSNLPIPSAELNFRIGNIMFGEKSDKLKRVSRCPNVITPDNIPEFCIPPTIPSLQEMKNMEQSRAARVIKVSPCERVSPEIEITRHEPINPHIIQVESVDESPCDGCSDEETTNADPQSQAALSLPHLAKAQTCYGFCTLLESPHTRRKESLFHSDPGSSPLLLPRSRSSMCSKLSPSTSPSSSHSSFSLNTLTSRLSPRGYTLNWQATLDSDTTSSTESSPFSSPLLTRCPAKSSLFKALSHELLLSRNMRKAIVSRNNSLSTDEGSSTDNSPNVMRRASEGLVEGLPNSYSLAPPTIFPMDLTLHRERVMKERMVPIGKDGSLRLSAEYCSDNQRLRVRLISAEGLYPLSVDPKIINCSVSLSLVPGKVQKQRSTVIRKSRNPIFNEDFFFDSIAEEDLSQRSLRFKVVNKMSTLKRDYLLGDCDLPLSSIVT; translated from the coding sequence ATGTGGGTGGTAGAGAAGATCCGTGTGTCAGTGGAGAGATCTAACCTGCCTATCCCATCAGCAGAACTCAATTTTAGAATTGGCAACATCATgtttggggaaaaaagtgaCAAACTCAAAAGGGTTTCCCGTTGTCCTAATGTCATCACCCCTGACAACATCCCAGAGTTCTGCATCCCCCCAACAATCCCATCCCTGCAGGAGATGAAGAAtatggagcagagcagagctgccCGCGTTATCAAGGTGTCTCCCTGTGAGAGGGTTAGCCCTGAAATAGAGATAACACGCCATGAGCCCATCAACCCACACATCATCCAAGTGGAGAGTGTGGATGAGAGCCCCTGTGATGGCTGCAGTGATGAGGAGACCACCAATGCAGATCCCCAGAGCCAGGCTGCCTTGTCCCTTCCACACCTGGCCAAAGCTCAGACCTGCTATGGCTTTTGCACCTTACTGGAAAGCCCCCACACCAGGAGGAAGGAGTCGCTCTTCCATTCTGATCCTGGCTCCTCTCCCCTGCTGCTGCCCAGGAGTCGATCCAGCATGTGCTCCAAACTCTCTCCATCCACCTCACCATCCTCTTCGCATTCCTCATTCAGCCTTAACACCCTGACCTCCAGGCTTTCCCCAAGAGGATACACCCTGAACTGGCAGGCCACTTTGGACAGCGATACAACTTCCTCTACTGAATCCTCGCCTTTCAGCTCACCGCTGCTGACCAGGTGCCCTGCCAAGTCTTCCCTCTTCAAAGCACTGAGCCATGAACTGCTGTTGTCAAGGAACATGAGGAAGGCAATAGTGTCCAGGAACAATTCCCTGTCCACAGATGAAGGCAGCTCCACGGACAATAGCCCCAATGTTATGAGGAGGGCATCAGAGGGGTTAGTTGAAGGCCTGCCCAATAGCTACAGCTTGGCACCGCCAACTATATTCCCAATGGACTTGACTCTGCACAGAGAGAGGGTAATGAAGGAAAGAATGGTACCCATAGGGAAAGATGGCAGCCTGAGACTCTCAGCAGAGTACTGCTCAGATAACCAAAGACTTCGAGTTCGACTGATCAGTGCTGAGGGCCTCTATCCTCTCTCTGTAGACCCCAAGATTATCAACTGCAGTGTTAGTCTTTCACTGGTTCCTGGTAAAGTGCAGAAGCAACGCAGCACAGTCATCAGAAAGAGCCGTAATCCAATCTTCAATGAGGATTTCTTCTTTGATAGTATCGCAGAGGAAGACCTCAGCCAGCGGTCACTTCGTTTTAAAGTGGTGAACAAAATGTCCACCCTGAAAAGAGACTATCTCCTGGGAGACTGTGATTTGCCTCTTTCTAGCATTGTGACATAA